A segment of the Frankineae bacterium MT45 genome:
AACCGCCGTACTCTATCGCCTGCGCCCGACGCGACTCGCCGGGTGATCGGCCGGTGTGCTGCGATGGAGCCATGGACCAGCCGTCGAACCCCTCACTATCTGCTGCGCAACCCGAGGCGGAATTGGGTCGCCTGACCGTCGAACTCGCCGTCGGTGCCGGTTCGCTGATCCTCGAACGGCTCTACCCGCAGGGAGAGTTCGACCCGAGTGCGCTGCAAGTCTCGGCGAAGAGCACGGCCACCGATGTGGTGACCCAGGTGGACGTCGAGGTCGAAGCCTGGCTGGTGCGGGCGATTCGCGCGGTCCGGCCGGCAGATTCGATTCTCGGTGAGGAGGGCGGTGCCCACGTGTCGGGAGGCGCGCAGCCCCGTCCCGAGTCAGCCGTTCGGTGGGTGATCGACCCGATCGACGGCACGGTCAACTTCGTCCACGGGCTGCCGCGCTTCGCCGTCTCGATCGCGGTCGAGGTGAACGGGGTCACCGAGTTCGGCTGCGTCCACAATCCGGTCACCGGTGAGGTCTATTCAGCGACCCGCGGCGGCGGGGCCTGGTTGCACCGGGTGGCAGCCCGAGGCGCGGACGCGCTGGCCGCCTCTCTCGGCGAGCGCCGCCGCCTGCGCGGCCCCACCCGGGTCGCGCTCGCGGCCGCGCTCGTCGGCACCGGATTCGCCTACGACCGGCAGCGCCGTGCGCGGCAGGCGAAGGTCGTCGCCGAGCTGCTGGCCGAAGTGGCTGACATCCGACGGATGGGAGCGGCCGCCCTCGACTTCTGCTCCCTGGCTGACGGCGAGCTCGATGCCTACTTCGAGGCGGGGCTGTCGCCGTGGGACTTTGCCGCCGGTGAGCTCATCGCCCGCGAGGCGGGGTGCGTCGTCAGCGGACTCGATGGGTCCGGCGCATCGACCAGGATGACGGCCGGCTGCGGGCCAGATCTGGCGACCGAGTTCTTCGGACTCCTCGATCGACTCGGCGCCGCTGACGTGTAGTCGTCGGCTGGAGCCGCGATCAGCAGCCGGCGGCGGTGGTCTCGGCGGAGACCACCGGCGGAGCCAGCGTGAGGTTCGCCGCCTTCAATGCCTTTGCCGCATTGGCCGAACTCGACACCGCGACGAACTTGGTGCCGAGGTCGATCTCCACTTGACCGGCCGACGGTGTGGCCACGGTCAGCGTCGCCCCCGGTATGTAGGTCGCGACCAGCTTCGCCGCGGCCTCATCGGTCTGCACGTACTTGATCACAGCTACACCCGGAACGACGGGGGCTACGTTGTCCGGAGGCCCGGCCATCTTGAAATTAGCGGCGCTGAGCGCCTTGCTGGCTCGCGCCGCCAGCCCCACCCGTGTTGTGGAGTTCCTGACCTGGAGGGTGACCGTCGCCGGCTGTGGAACCACATTCGGCTTCGCCGGTGCGCAGGTCGGGGTCGGGCTGGCCCCAGCGGTATCACTCGCCGAGCGGTGGATCACCCGCCACCAGACCAGCGCTGTCAGCAGCGACAGGCCGAGAAGAAAGGCCAGTGCTGGCAGTGGTCGTCGAGCTGACTGTGCAGCCACGCTGGGCATCTCCTGGTGATTCTCGAGTGGTTCGTCGGTCTGGTCCTGCAAGCGTTCTTGGTTCGATTCAGTGAGGTGCAGCCTAGCTCGACTCCACCTCGGGAATGCGAAGGCGTGCCCTGTCGTTAGGGCGCAACGAAGACGCGGTAAAGTCTCGCCGCCGAGGTTGCTCGGTCAGAGGCCGCTGGGATCATCCCCTGCACTAACCCTGCGGCTTCCGATACATCGAATCCACAGAACCCTCCGACAGAACCTCCGACAGAACCTCCGACACACCCTCCGACACACCCCAGGTACAGCATCGCGCACGAGGATGACAGACTCACCGGCAAATTCGCCGCAAACTGGACTCTGCGAGACAGGAAGGCTAGCGGGCACAAAATCCAGGATCGAAACGTTGCATGAGCGCCGGGACTAGAACCGGCAGACGATACGGACATGACTAGATGAGATTGACCACAGCTGAGCGCAGCTTAGCGGCGAGCCGATCGAGGAGTTGACGGACGATGGCCACCGATTACGACGCCCCCCGCCGGGGCGAAGCCGACGAAATGAGCGAGGACTCGCTCGAAGAACTGAAAGCTCGACGAGCCGAGGCCCAATCGGGTTCGATCGACGTGGACGAGACAGAACTAGCCGAATCGCTCGAACTCCCAGGCGCAGACCTCTCCGGTCTCTCCGGCGAGGAATTGACCGTTCGGGTACTCCCCAAGCAGGATGACGAATTCACCTGCTCGAGCTGCTTCCTGGTTCACCACCGCAGCCGGCTCGCCCGGGAGAAGGGCGGCCGCTACATCTGCCGCGACTGCGCCTGATCCCCCAGGATCGTCGACAGTTGCGGCCGATCCGGCCGAGATGCGGGCTGCGACCTCACGGTGGTGGCACGCCGCAAAACTAAGTACAGCGTCCCTCCAGCCTCATCGGCTGGGGGGACGCGGTCATTCCCGCCACCGGCGTTGATGCGGCTAGTGGCCGCTGCGTAGCGATACTCCGCCGTCGATGAGCAGCGTCTGACCGGTGATCCAGGCGGCATCGTCTGAGGCCAGGAAGGCCACGGCGGCCGCGATGTCCTCGGGCTCGCCGAGTCGCCCCAGCGGATACTGCGCCGCCGCCTCCGCCTCGCGCCCCTCGTAGAGGGCGGCGGCGAAGCGCGTCTTCACGACCGCCGGCGCCACGGCGTTGACCCGCACGGACGGGCTGAGCTCCAGAGCGAGCTGAGCGGTGAGACCGATCAGGGCGGACTTGCTCACCCCGTAGTAGGCGATGCCCGGGGAGGGAAGCACCCCGGCGATCGAGGCCACGTTCACGATCGCCGCGCCCCCGTCGGTACCGAGACCCTGCTGCCGGGCGGTGCGGACCCAACCGAGGGCGCTCAGCACATTCACGTCCATGATCTTGCGGGCGACGTCGTCATCCAGGTCGGTCAAGGGGCCGTAGGCCGGGTTGATTCCGGTGTTGTTCACCAGCACGTCCAGGCGCCCGAAGGTGGCGATCGTCTGCCGGACGGCGTCGGCCTGGTGCTCGGTGTCATCCCCGCGCCCGGCGATCCCGATGGCGTGGGCGGCCCCGCCCAGTGCCTGGACCGCGTCGCCGAGTGCCTCCGGTTTGCGGGCAGTGATGCAGACCCTGGCCCCTTCGTCGACGAGACGCTGGGCGATCGCCAGGCCGATGCCACGGCTGGCCCCGGTGACGACCGCGACCCGCCCGTCGAAGCGGCTCATCGGTGGGTGGCCACGGGCCGCAGCAGGGTCGCCACCTCGTGCGGGCGGCGCGTGCTCAGGATCCAGTACGGGGTCGGGTCGTCCGGGTCGTCGATGAGCACCTGGACCCCTGGACCGACGAAGGGGCGGATCGAGACGAAGGCCTGCGGATCACCCTCGCGCCCGACGACCCGGCGCAGCGTCCTGGCGTCCAGCTCCACCACCCCGCCGATGTAGCGCAGCGGGAGATGGGCTCCCCGCACCGTGAGCTCACCGTCGGCGATCCTCAGATCGCTGCGCCCGAATGACCAGACGATGAAGGCCGACAGCGGCAGCAGGGTGCAGAACGGAATCCAGTCGGTGAGGCGCAGCCCGGAGATATGGAACTCGGCCGCGAGGACGGCGGCGGCAGCGAAACCGACCAGATACCACCACCAGGGAGTGCGCAGGCGTTCCCGGTAGTTGATCGCGCGGGCCGCCGCTTCCCGCTCGTTGGCGGCGCGTTCAGCGGCCTGCTCGGCGGTGCTGCGTTCGGACTCGTCCACGCCCGACAGCGTAACGCCGTGCGCCGGGTAGGGTTTCGGCCCGTGGGGGATCTCTCGCCGGGGGAACCGGTACTGACGGTGCGCGTCCAGCGGCTTCACCCGGACGCCGTGCTCCCCACGTACGCGATGGTCGGCGACGCCGGTGCCGACCTGACCACGGTCGAGGACGTCGAGCTGGCTCCGGGTGAGCGTCTGCTCGTCGCGACCGGCATCGCGCTGGAGCTCCCGGACGGCTGGGCCGGCTTCGTGCACCCCCGCTCCGGACTGGCCGCGCGGTCGGGGATCTCAGTGGTGAACGCGCCTGGCACAATCGACTCCGGGTATCGAGGCGAGGTCAAGGTAAACCTGATCAATCTCGATCCGCAGACTGCCGTACAGTTGCGCCGCGGCGACCGGATCGCTCAGCTGGTCATCCAGCGGGTCGCGCGCACGAGCTTCGTCGAGGTGGAGGAGCTCTCGGCGACCGAGCGCGCTACGGGCGGCCACGGCTCGACAGGCGGCGCGTTCGGCTTGGGCGTTGTGTAGGCGAGACTGATGAAGAGCGCGAATACTGAAGTAGTAGTGGACGACCGACGTCCACTGGTCCGAGGAGAGTACTGATGGCGTTTCGTCGCCGCGAGAAACGCACTGAGCTGTCGAAACTCGACGCCACCCCACCGTGGGAGATCAAGCAGCGCGATGCGCCGGAGCCGACCACCGGCCCCTTCGACGAGCGCGATGCGCCGGAGGATGAGATCACCAGGATCGATCTCGGTGCCCTGCGGGTGCCGATCTGGCCCGGGGTGGATGTCCGCCTGGACGTCAACGAGGCTCAGCAGGTCGTCTTCGCCACGCTGGTCGCCGACCAGAGCCAGATGCAGATCGGCGTCTTCGCCGCCCCGCGTAGCGAACAGATCTGGGACGAGGTCCGCGGCGAGATCGCTGACTCCCTTGTCGCACAAGGGGGATCGGGGAGCGACTCACCGGACGGACCCTTCGGCACCGAGCTTGCCGCCACTCTGGTGCTGCCTGACGGCAAGACTCCGGCCCGCTTCATCGGCGTCCAGGGACCGCGCTGGTTCCTGCGCGCGATGATCGTCGGACCGGCCGCGACCGACCGCGAGAAGGCTGCGGTCTTCGAGGATGCCTTCGCCAAGATCGTCGTCGTCCGGGGTAACGATCCGCTGCCGGTCCGGGAGCCGGTGCCACTCACCCTGCCCAAGGATGTTGTCGCCCCGCAGGACGCG
Coding sequences within it:
- a CDS encoding LytR cell envelope-related transcriptional attenuator, which codes for MAAQSARRPLPALAFLLGLSLLTALVWWRVIHRSASDTAGASPTPTCAPAKPNVVPQPATVTLQVRNSTTRVGLAARASKALSAANFKMAGPPDNVAPVVPGVAVIKYVQTDEAAAKLVATYIPGATLTVATPSAGQVEIDLGTKFVAVSSSANAAKALKAANLTLAPPVVSAETTAAGC
- a CDS encoding NAD(P)-dependent dehydrogenase, short-chain alcohol dehydrogenase family, encoding MSRFDGRVAVVTGASRGIGLAIAQRLVDEGARVCITARKPEALGDAVQALGGAAHAIGIAGRGDDTEHQADAVRQTIATFGRLDVLVNNTGINPAYGPLTDLDDDVARKIMDVNVLSALGWVRTARQQGLGTDGGAAIVNVASIAGVLPSPGIAYYGVSKSALIGLTAQLALELSPSVRVNAVAPAVVKTRFAAALYEGREAEAAAQYPLGRLGEPEDIAAAVAFLASDDAAWITGQTLLIDGGVSLRSGH
- a CDS encoding myo-inositol-1(or 4)-monophosphatase, with protein sequence MDQPSNPSLSAAQPEAELGRLTVELAVGAGSLILERLYPQGEFDPSALQVSAKSTATDVVTQVDVEVEAWLVRAIRAVRPADSILGEEGGAHVSGGAQPRPESAVRWVIDPIDGTVNFVHGLPRFAVSIAVEVNGVTEFGCVHNPVTGEVYSATRGGGAWLHRVAARGADALAASLGERRRLRGPTRVALAAALVGTGFAYDRQRRARQAKVVAELLAEVADIRRMGAAALDFCSLADGELDAYFEAGLSPWDFAAGELIAREAGCVVSGLDGSGASTRMTAGCGPDLATEFFGLLDRLGAADV
- a CDS encoding deoxyuridine 5'-triphosphate nucleotidohydrolase, translated to MLPTYAMVGDAGADLTTVEDVELAPGERLLVATGIALELPDGWAGFVHPRSGLAARSGISVVNAPGTIDSGYRGEVKVNLINLDPQTAVQLRRGDRIAQLVIQRVARTSFVEVEELSATERATGGHGSTGGAFGLGVV